The Silurus meridionalis isolate SWU-2019-XX chromosome 18, ASM1480568v1, whole genome shotgun sequence genome includes the window taacattatgaccaccagcCTAATATTATATTGGTCCGCCTtttctgctaaaacagttctgacccatggatcattaacagcattaactttttcagtaatatgagctacaggagctcgtctgttggatcggaacacAAAGTCCAGAGTTCGTTctccacatgcatcaatgagccttggccgcccatgatcctgtcgccggttcaccattgtttcttccttggaccacttttgatagatactgaccactgcagaccgggaacatcccacaagagctgcagttttgtagaTGCTCTGACAGtagtctagacatcacaatttgacccTTGTTAAACTCGCTTACCCATTTTTCGTGCTTCTAAAACttcaacattgaggacaaaatgtccaCTTGCTGCTTGATATAtaccacccactaacagatgccGTGATGAAGAGAAAATCTGTTATTCCCTTCACCAAGCATGACATTATAATTtcctaatgttatgcctgattggtgacACTTACTATAGTAAACACAATGACACTGTAGTAGGCTACAGAAGCTGTGTTCAAATAtctgcataaaaataaatactgtacgttATCACAAAATCCCAGCAATTTGTAGCAATTTTTGTGCAAACAGAATTTTACAGTTAATGTGTGTTGTTCCAGTCCCTTCATGTTGAGTGCAGAATGCTTTGGTATCTTTTTTTCAGATGGCAGTATAGTGGAGactgtgtgtgaggtgtgtgtgggtagACAAATGTCGGTGGCTTTACAGACGCAGCGTGTCTTGTAGATGTTCATGATGGAGGCAAGGGAGGCCCAATGATTTATTTCACacaatataatgaatataagcTGCTGTAAAGGCCAAACGACTGCAACTTCCATTACCAGTTTCGCATTTAAGTGTTGATCAGTAAACAGATGATAACCTCAACAACAACGAAACTTTAACGAATGGACATTTGGTttcacccagataaggatgggtttctTTTGAGCTGGTTCCTCATAATCtattcttccttataccatctcaggaagtttttttgCCCCGTCACCATTTGCtcgctcattaggaataaactttcTAAAGctgaaatttatttttgtaatctatctaaataaaatctaatgtaaagctgatttggaacaatgttcattgttgaaagtgctgttgtttaatcagccaatcatgtggcagccatgcaatgcattaaaacaaacaGATACGAATCAAGAGCTTtggttaatgttcacatcaaacaccagaatgaaggaaaaaactTAATGTGATCTGTGACTTCAAACATGGTAATCATGCTGGTACCTCCTGAGATGGTTTGGGTTTGTACATAGACGGATCTGTAAAACAActttgacagaaaaaaaaactcaaataattttaaatggtTCAAATTGTTACAGTGGGAATTGTACCGCTTTTAATTGGAAATGTAATGGTCCCTGTGGGTCTCCAATGGTGAAATGTTGGGTTCTGTATGTCTAGTGGATACTACGTAGGACCACATGAACATCCAATGGCAACATGAAGATCAGATAAAAATATCTATTAGGAACCATTCGTGGACATAATTAAGGGACATGCCAATGGGTACTACTATGACATCGTTAACCATTTAGATCCTAATTATTTTCAACTTAGCCGATCAAGCAGTGTGTAATTTCTTCAGATGATAATAATGACTTACCTTATCCTTATAGGATGGCACATGTATACAGGATCACTcatatcttctttttcttcttcttctttcggcttctcccatctcccattagggatcatccatctccaaaccacctgtcctctacatctgcctctttcaccccaactacctgcatgtcttcactcaccacatccataaacctcctctttggcctttctcttttcctccgttctggtggttccatcctcagcattctcttacattttctttgatataccccatgtccctcctctacacatgtccaaaccatctcaatttcacctccctcaccttgtctccaaaacgtcctacatgcgctgtccctctaataaactaatttctaatcctgtccatcctcatcactcccaacgaaaacctcaacatctttagctctgctacctccagctccacttcctgtcttttactcaatgccattgtctctaatccatacaacatagcaagtctcaccacagtcctataaactttccctttcactcttgcagatacccttctattcCAAATtacttctccacccactccaccctgccttgcactcttttcttcacttccctaatacactctccattactttgcactgttgaccccaggtacctgaactcccttattcttaaagatcgatACCAGCACACTCGTTCTCCATTCCTCaagcatcctctcacctttcaaaatcctgttaaataattttgttaaaaactccactgccatctctcttaaacatctccatgcttctaccggtatgtcatcgggtcctactgactttccactcttcatccttttaatcgctgctctcacttcctccttactaatcctatccacttcctgcttcaccatcttcacaccatccaaccttctctctctcttattttcctcattcatcagctgctcaaaattctCCCTCCATCTTTGCAACACAATCCTCTCACTAATTAacacatttcatttacatttacatttacatttgcagcatttagcagacgcccttatccagagcgaagtacaaaagtgctttgagtctctagcaatgaataaatctacactggtccgcaagattacaaacttaatataaatataactcgaattctacaaagcaaacttggaagtgctaatttaagtgtttcaggaagtggTAGGTCTTAAATCGTCgattgaagatagtcagggactccattgtacagacatctaggggaaattcattccaccacctcggtaccagaacagagaagagccttgaagtatacttacctctcattctgagagaaggtggtaccagtcgagcagtgctggaggatctcagacagcgtggtgcagtgcgagatgtgatgaggtctctgaggtaagatggcgctggtccatttttggccttgtaggcaaacatcagtgtttttaatCTGATACGTttagctactggaagccagtgaagggagcacagcagtggggtggtgtgggcgaacttgggcagattgaacacaagtcatgcagctgagttttggatcatttgcagtggacaaatagcgttcaggggaagacctgccagcagagagttgcagtagtcagagtcttgaaatgacaagagactgaacaagcacctgggcagcctgtatggacagaaatggtcgaatccttcggatgttgtagagaagaaatcgacaggaacaagccacattagcaacatgtgggaagaaggacagttcattgtccaaggtcacgagcagtggctgaaggggagagcagagagccatgaagagttatttggagatcttgacctggagatgaatcacctgggatgaccagctgttctgttttgctgggctgatttccatctccatcctttattgttcCAATTTGTAGAACATCCTTCCgtgctcggtccctctgcctggcaaAGCGCTACaattccttttctccttccttattgtccaacttctcatacagtgcctcatatgccttttccttggcttttgccacatctccttgtactccttcctacttttctcatcactctgtcaatcccaaatctgttttgccaacctctttctctttatgctttcctgcactctttgtcttcctttctttttccagatgtcacaccaagtacctttctagctctCTTCCTAATCACTTcggcagtagttgcccaatcatccagcacctctttaccaacaccgagcccctgtctgtcCTCTTacctgaatctcatactacagtcttcctccacaaccatcctacagaccagcatccgatgctgtttagctacactgtcccctgccaacaccttacagtctccaatctccttcaagTAGCATCTCCTgtatagaacatagtccacctgcatgcaccttcctccactcttgtCACCcaatgctcctccttcttcttaaaataagttttcaccacttccatttccatccttttagcaaaatctaccaccatctgcccttccacattcctctccttaagaccatacctacccatcacctcctcatcacctctgttcccttttaCTTACATGCCCAATAAAGTCTCCATCCTATAatgtatctctctccctttaccagtcatagtaccaacatttaatgtaccaacccaaacctccacttctccttttcctgctgtctctgtagaggtcttcttcctctccttctcctcttttggccaacagtagcccaatttccaccggtaccttgttggctaacaatacctgtggtggaCGTTGGCGACCCGGGCCTCGAcagatccggtatgaaattctgattcctgagccgcatatttgatttggcgcaTGTTGTGGcacactggcttgtgcaaccctaattgATGGGTTACAGGATCACTcatacaatttattaaaatttatcaACACTAAAGTAAATAGATataatttcttgttttcttgaCATCATCCTCGTCCTGCAAAACGCCTCAAATATGCAGTACCGAGAACTGAGAGAAGAATTAAGAtttcttctctgtctctcagaaCTGAGAGAAGAAAGATTTCTCTTTCCCAGTGGTGAAACATGGCATTATTAACATCGCCATTCACATCACCAGTAGTTGCTATGGAAGCAGTGAATGCATTGAATAACCCGAAGGAATGAATTGAACTGCCTGTTGAATGATTTCACTCAGATTTGGGTCGGTTTGCCTCTGAGAGTGAAGTGACTGCAAATCAATATTCTGTGTTGTTGTTGTCCTGATCACCTTTATCTTTGTCTCCGTTAGACATTTCTATCAATTTCaaggaatataaaataaatcatagtcATAAAGCTCAGCCTTCCTGAACACCTGACCTACATATTACTTAATATTGGGGAAATATTGAATTCTACATACAAGAAAATCATCTGAACACCTGTGGAAGATTTTGGACCTACATAATAGATCATGttcttcaccaccatcatctaaACACTTCAGAAAATTTTAGACCTACATATTAAACGTTATCAACCACCAACTAAACACGTGGAAGATTCTGCATCTACATAGACAATATTCTTCACCATCCTTATGCCAACATTTTTTGGACCTACATATTAaaccaccttctccaccacaATCATCTGAACACTGTACAAGGGAACATGTTTTGCTGTTCTCTGCACTACAGTACCAGAGATTTGGTTTATCATGGAAGAATTGAGTTCTTCTCATATCTCAACACCTTATCTTTTCTCCCACATCTGAATGTGTCCAACACCCACAGTGCTcttcagaattattggcacccttcacaaaaatgaatatattaataaaacatgtttGAGTGAAGATCCAGAACGCCAAAAATATATGGTAagtatggctttttttttttttttttactaatttataCTAATTATGGGGACTGGCAGGGGATCTCCATTCATAAGCTGGTTCTGTCTTGCCAGAAGGTTCAGGCTGGGCTATAGACAGAGCTTTTCAAGATAATGTGCCAAACAAGACATCCAGTATAATCCATAACTAATTAAAATGAGGCAAAATCAGCCTgaccatcttattttttttaatttaaaacctAATAATTAGTTTTTGATGACTAATTGACAAGGGAACATCCACAAAAAGTAAAATCTAACACTATAAAGAAGCACACAAGGTTTTGTATAATTGAGAAGATTCTCTATGAGTATCTCCAATCATAGAAGAAAATTCAAGAAAGAAAACTCAAGTAGCTTTGGAAAAAACGTAGCTTTGATTTCTAACAACTGTAGTAATTTTTGCTGTATTCAGAAAAGAAACCCAGCAAAACTCTCGgttattcaacaaaaaaaatatttagttctAAATTTAGTTTTCAATGAAATGGAACAGACCAACACACTTCCTGTGAGATgacattttgtagatttaatcATTTACAGTTCAAACTCCTAGCTATAATTTACACAAGATTCAGACATAATGCTGCGCTTTACTGGTGTCACTGCTGTCCAACTTTCGGAGGCACCCACTCGTGGATTTTCTTCGAAGTGGTGGAATATGGGACGTAACACGCAGAGGTTCCGCTCACGTTGATCTGATGGACTTCGGCCAGAAACTTCTTGGGCTCTGGAGGATGTGTGGTGGGAGGATTATCGGTCATACAGTGCAGCCACCGGTGCCTGAGATACACACGTTAGACAAAACCCAATCATTAGGCTggataagaagaagaaggcaaACATGATGAGATCTTTTATAAACCATTTTTCAAGTCAAGgttttgagagagaaaaagggtgtgtgtgtgtgtgtgtgtgtgtgtgtgtgtgagagagagagcgagtgtgtgaatgagagacaAACAGGGACAGTAAAAACGAGAGAGTCGGGGACGGTGAGAACGAGAGAGACAAGGACAGTGAGAACAAGAGAGACAAGgacagagagaacgagagagacagggacagagagaacgagagagacagggacagagagaacgagagagacagggacagagagaacgagagagacagggacagagagaacgagagagacagggacagagagaacgagagagacagggacagagagaacgagagagacagggacagagagaaCGAGACCTGTTAAAAGCAGGTAAtgcagtgcagtattacaggaCGCATGTATGAGGTTACAGAGTGATGCTAAGTTACCATTCAGCAGGCACCATGCTGCCATCCACGTCCCACATCGTCCTCTTGCCATTCATCTCTGTGGTGTAAATGACCCATCTGTGACGGCCTGCGAGACAGAGAGACGCCATGATACACAATCACAACGGACATTTACACAAAATGCTGATTAACACAGAACTACACCGAAAATAGAAAACTATTTACTCCACACGTGCGTACGAGGCTACTGTGTGCCTGCAGCACTTATTATACTTCTATTATATGTCTCCAAGTTCAGGTTCCCAGGTCTCCCACTTCCTCAGGTCCCGCAATCAAACCTTAAGACATTTTGAATTAGGGCTGGAACGATTCCTAGTCTATtcaactacacacagagcaatgGGTTTCCCCACAGACCATTGTTACTGAAACACCACCCACTAAattctggagcgctctggacaggaaCACAGAAGACGGAATGGAAAATGGGatgggcgaggagaagattcagatGGAATATAAACTTTGCCTAATTCTGATTTTTTcctcgcaattccgactttgtTGGaagttttacacattgaaaagaaaatcgtctacaatcaatagaatcacaTGGCCTAAAACTGAGCCTCGGACCTCTGGAGaaaactctgtctaacaatcagctctggaggagatggAACAAGACacatgaagcagaggagcctcgttcatacactAAGATCTTCAAACTTCAAGCTGACAACACAGTTGGgattgagaggaaaaaaagtcggaattgcaaggaaaaaaaaccttggaATTGTGAGCAAAAAGTCGGTATtgggcacatttttttttttaatgtagtggAAACGGTCTTCCATAGGCATCAGGTCAAATAAAACGAGTTTGggatttcaaactaaaacaaagaaaacactccACAGTGCgagtattaaaaatgtaattttagattaattatttttttattctgattttattatttatattttgatttggcaattaaatacattttcacagatattcttgtgtgcaatttcagcaataaataaaaaaatcttttttaaataaaacatttctaatcctgtccatcgtcgtcactcccaacgaaaacctcaacatcttcagctctgctacctccagctccacctcctgtcttttactcaatgccactgtctctaaactatacaacatcgcaggtctcaccacagtcctataaactttccctttcactcttgcagatacctctctatcacaaatcactcctgtcactcttctccacccactccaccctgcctgcactcttttcttcacttctctaacacactctccattactttgcactgttgaccccaggtacctgaactcctccaccttctccacctcttctccctgcaactgcaccactccactgcactccctctcattcacacacatgtacacgtCTTACTCctcctgactttcattccccttatCTCCAGCAaatacctccagctctccaggctcttctcaacctgctccctactctcagcacaaaacacaatatcacccgcaaacatcatagtccatagagtctcctgtctgaccttgtccgtcaacctgtccatcaccaatgtaaacaggaaagggctcagagccgatccttgatgcagtccaacctccaccttgaaccagtgtgtcattcctactgcacacttcactgctgtcacactgtcctcatacatgtcctgcaccacccttacatacttctctgacacacctgacttccttatacaataccacaactcctctctcatcaccctgtcatacgctttctctaaatccacaaatacacaatgcaattccttctgaccttctctatacttctccatcaacattctcaaagcaaagaatgcatctgtagtgctcttcctcgccatgaaaccatactgttgctcacaaatgatcacctcttctctcagcctggcttccactactctttcctataacttcatgatgtgactgatcaacttaattcccctgtagttactgcaggtctgcacatctcccttattcttaaagatcggtaccagcacactccttgtccattcctcaggcatcctcccaccttccaaaatcctgttaatcaatcttgttaaaactccactgccatctctcctaaacatctccatgccagtaccggtatgtcatctggtcctaccgactttccactcttcatcctcttaatcgctgctcacttcctccttactaatcctatccacttcctgcttcaccatctccacaccatctccacaccatccaaccttctctctctctcatattttcctttttcagcagctgctcaaaatactccctccaccttctcaacacactctcctcactactcaacacatttccatctccatcctttattgctctaacttgcagtacatccttcccagctcggtccctctgcctggccaatcagtacaaatccttttcttcttccttagtgtccaacctctcatacagctcttcatatttctctttcttgattcggatatttgatttggcacgttttatgctggatgcccgacctaacgcaaccctccccatttatccatgcttgagaccggcactaagagtgcaaccctaatggctgggttcgaTTACTTGATGGACTAATAGGTAGAATactcgatagctgcagcccaaGTATGCAGGGTTTAAGCAATCAGATTATTTTTGGCTTTTGGGTGCACGTACAGTTTTAGTAAAAATCCTTTTTCTaggaaacaaatgacttgtCTTATTTACTCTTATATTTAgcattgctctttaataaaagaaaaagtacttctgcATTGGACTTTGCATCTGAAGGTAGTGATTTtaaatcccaaccacaccaagatgccactcctgggcccctgagcaaggcccttaaccccatagctgctcaattgtataaatgagatcattgtaagtcactctggataaaagcgTCAGCTAAATGACCATTTaacagttacatttattttccgaaataaataatactataatatttatCCCCTGTGTCAATAGAAGCACCAGGGACAAACAGAGCTGTAAGTATTATGGGATACATCAGCACCAGTTATAAACTATGTAtgctctcatatatatatatatatatatatatatatatatatatatatatatatatatacacatacacacacacaaatttcaattccagtttttttttttcacatcataAACCACAAGAAGGGtcaagaggaagggatgggggCGAATACTTACGCACAGCTCTTTGGACCTCCTCAGAACTTACCGAAGAAATACAGCTTGTCCTCGTAGTACTTGTTGCCATATTTGTCGCAGCCGATCAGCGTTCCTGTCTTCACATCGTTTACCCtgttcaacaaacaaacaaacaaaagtccACTAAGATTCTGGTTTGACCACAAGTATTTGGACTCCCACTGCTCATCGAATCAGGGCCATCGACATGCAACTTGCAGAGACTTTAAACAACGCAATGccatagaatttttttttaaatcagttagAGCCTGAAATTCCTTTACTAGTGAACTCTGAGTGCTAGTATCGTGAGGTGGAAGGGTCTCGAAGCAACAGGTCGATGAAGAATCATTAAACAGCAGGAAGAGTTTCGTGAAATGGGTTTCCATGGCCGAGCAGCTGGAAACGATGCCTAGGACCATGTTACATTTATAGCACAAAGATCCCCTTACACGGAGCGACTTACAACAGTGGGTCACTGACGAGAAGGTCGgggggggttcaagccccggtatcaccaaTTTGCCACTCCTgggaccttgagcaaggcccttaaccctctgtgctatgggggcgctgtatcatggatgagcctgagctctgaccccggTTTCTGAGCAAGCTGGAATATACgaaaaacatttcactgtgctgtaatgtaaatgtgataaataaaagctATTCGATTCTATATACacattaatggctgtatgttgatttattttcagaaCAGTAACTCTGTACTGCTTAATAAGCTGCactcctctaaaatatatccatgtttcatttctatagtattgcccTTTGAGAAGAACCTCGACACTCAGGAGGGTTACGTTCCCTCGCGAGTGTGAACtgtcaaatgtttaatttactactttaaatgagtaatacaataataaaatattttttcaaacatttttatgtcatttattagtacaaacggATCAGAGTTTCGTGAGTTCCTCTCAGTTCacttccaaatgaaaagtcgcaaACTA containing:
- the ndufa12 gene encoding NADH dehydrogenase [ubiquinone] 1 alpha subcomplex subunit 12; this encodes MAQYVNLVRRAFGQITGHGGIKGLMVQFFRVNDVKTGTLIGCDKYGNKYYEDKLYFFGRHRWVIYTTEMNGKRTMWDVDGSMVPAEWHRWLHCMTDNPPTTHPPEPKKFLAEVHQINVSGTSACYVPYSTTSKKIHEWVPPKVGQQ